The Candidatus Synechococcus calcipolaris G9 nucleotide sequence GTTTGCCAGATATTCTCCTTGCCTGTGTCGGAGGTGGCTCCAATGCCATGGGCCTCTTCCATGAATTTGTTCAAGAACCTAGCGTGCGCCTGATTGGAGTTGAAGCCGCCGGTGAAGGAATCCATACCCCTCGCCATGCTGCCACCCTCACCCACGGGGAAGTGGGGGTATTACACGGTGCCATGAGCTACCTACTCCAGGATGCTGAAGGACAGGTACTAGAAGCCCATTCCATTAGTGCCGGGTTAGATTATCCAGGGGTGGGGCCCGAGCATAGTTTTCTCAAGGATTTGGGCCGGGCGGAGTACTACAGTGTGACCGACAGCGAGGCGATCGCCGCCTGTCAACGCCTAGCGGAACTAGAGGGCATTTTACCGGCCCTAGAAACCTCCCATGCCCTGGCCTACCTGGACACCCTCTGCCCTCAACTGGAAGGGAGTCCGCGCATTGTCATTAACTGCTCAGGCCGGGGTGATAAGGATGTGGAAACCATTGCCAAGTACCTAGAAAAGCAAAATTGAGGGTGATCTCTAGTTACTCCGAGGCTGCCGCGAGGCCCCAGGGGCATTTTGGCGTTGCTGCCGCCGTTGCTGCATTTGGGTGGTCAACTGCTGGCGTTGTTCTGGGGTGAGAATGGATCGCACCGCCATCATGCTCTCAAAACGCAAATTGGCCATCCGGTTTTGTAATTCTTGAACCTCCCGAAACTTTGCCTGGATTTGGCTTTCGCTGGCACCGCTGTTCATGAGTTCCTTCATTTGATTACGGGCGGTTTGCAGTTGGTTGTGGGTTTGCTCCATTTGACCTTGGTACTGTTGTCGTACCGCTTGCATTTGCTGGGTTTGCTCAGGTGTGAGATTCAAATTGCTCAGGCCCTCACCCGGCTGGCGATCGCCCCAGCGGCCACGACTAGGCTGACCCTCGGACTGGGCAAAGCTAGGGGTGGCAACCATAACTGTGGGGGCCAGGGTTCCTAAAATAGCCACTAAAGCTAAGGATTGCTTAATCATTAGAAAGTCTCCTAATAAAATTTACGTTCAAACACATCGGTGCAAAATCAGCACAAATCAATCAAATAGCGGACAAGTTAGCGAGTGAATAGTGAGGTTAACCCATTAGCCAAAACAAATTTAGTCAAATCAAACTGCGCCAACATCGCACGTAGGCTCGTCAATCAAGGGTGTGAGGGCAATCTAAATCGGAGTCTTAGAAGTCTTAGTCGTAGTAACCAACGTCTTGGTACCCTAGGCTAGTTTCTTCAAGAAACCCCTGGAACTCAGGCTCTTGGAACATTTCATCCCAATTAGACACAATGAATTGCTCTAATTGTTCCATTTCTTCTTGGGCTAACTGTGCGTCCCGTGGAGAGAACCACCCTAGGGAAAGGGCCCCTGCCATACCCGCTAGGCCAATGAATCCTACAATCACGGCTGTAGTAGGATTACGATAACGGCGATGGGGATGGGCAGCCACAGCCTCCATAACCCGTCCCTCAAGGTCTGGGTGCGGCGGGGGCGGGGAACCCGAATGTTGACGCAAGAAGGCTTGCAATCCGGCGGTATCTGCTTCTCTATAGCTAGGGCGATCGCTCATAGGGTGACTCCCGCGGCTTCAAAAAACGTGCGTAGATAACCCCGGGCCCGGAATAGGCGCGACTTAACCGTACCCACCGGAATACGGAGAATCTCGGCAATATCCTTTTGGGCAAGACCTTGGAGATCGTGCATCACTAGAACACTGCGATGATCCAAATGCAACTCGGCTAACCCTCGCTGCACCAGATCCTGGTAGTGCAATTGCTTCAAGTCCGGGCCAGGAGCTAAGGTCTCACTTTCGTAAGCCATTTTTTCCTGCCGCGATCGCTGGCTTGCCTGTTGACGGCGGTAATCACAGGCCACATTCCAGGTAATGCGGTAAAGCCAGGTGGAAAACTTGGCCTCATGCTTGAGCTTGGGCAGACCCTTCCAGGCCCGCACAAAGACATCCTGTACCAAGTCATCCAACGCCACCGCGCCACAGAGTTGAAACAGCAGCGATCGCACCCGTTGGTGATGCCGCTGGTACAACTGCCGAAAACCTTGGGGATGACCTGCCAAACACTGTTGAATGGCTGGCCAATCTGGATCAGTCACCGTCTTGACATTAGCCACCGTCTTATTAGAAGGAACCGCCATTGGTGACATTAGGGTTAAGGGTAGAGACAGGCCCATAAAGGGTATCGTTCCAATCACATTCTGAGTCTTCAGACGAGCCACACCCCCATTGGGTTCAATGCCCATTGGGTTCAACGCCGGTCAACTTAATAATCTGTTACACAATCCGGTTGCCCTAACATAAATCTCGACAGATATGGTATGGAAAATTACAATTTAGAAACACTATCTATGACCCAAGAGGTTGATCCGTGCGAGCGACTGGAGCCTACATTCTCATCAATAGCCTTTGCCGTCACGGCGTTAAGCACATTTTTGGCTATCCCGGCGGGGCCATTCTGCCGATTTATGATGAAGTGTATCGGGCGGAAGAACGGGGCGAAATCAAGCATATTCTGGTTCGCCATGAACAGGGTGCATCCCATGCCGCCGATGGCTATGCCCGCGCTACGGGGCAGGTGGGGGTCTGTTTTGCCACCTCTGGCCCTGGGGCAACCAATCTAGTGACGGGCATTGCCACGGCCCACATGGATTCCATTCCCATGGTGGTAATTACGGGCCAAGTTGGGCGGGCCGCCATTGGTACGGATGCCTTCCAGGAAACGGATATTTTTGGCATTACCCTACCCATTGTCAAGCATTCCTATGTGGTGCGCCAACCGGAAGATATGGCCCGCATCATCGCCGAAGCCTTTTTTATTGCCAGTACGGGCCGCCCTGGCCCCGTTTTAGTAGATATCCCCAAGGATGTGGGACTTCAGGAATGTACCTATGAGCCGGTGGAACCGGGTTCGGTTAAATTACCGGGCTATCGGCCAACGGTACGGGGAAATTCCCGCCAGATTGCCCAGGCCCTTAAACTCATTCAGGAGTCAGAACGGCCTCTTCTTTATGTGGGAGGTGGTGCCATTACCGATGCCGCCCATGATGAAATTTTGGCATTGGCAGAAACCTTTCAAATTCCGGTGACAACCACCCTGATGGGGAAAGGAGCCTTCCCGGAAAACCATGACCTATCCCTGGGAATGTTGGGAATGCATGGAACCGCCTATGCCAACTTTGCGGTGAGTGAATGTGATCTCCTCATTGCGGTGGGGGCCCGTTTTGACGATCGCGTCACCGGAAAACTGGATGAATTTGCCTCCCGGGCCAAGGTCATTCACATTGATATTGATCCGGCGGAAGTCGGTAAAAATCGCACTCCAGAGGTGCCCATTGTTGGCAGTGTCAAGCCAACCCTGCAAAATTTACTCACCCTGATCCAACGTGGTCCAGGGGTAGCCATAACAACCCAGGCTTGGATTCATCAAATTAGTGCCTGGAAGCAGGATTATCCCCTTGTCGTTCCCCAGCCTGAGGGCCAGCTTTCGCCCCAGGAAGTCATCTATGAGTTGGGACTGCAAGCACCGGATGCCTACTTCACAACGGACGTGGGCCAGCATCAAATGTGGGCCGCTCAATTTTTGAGAAATGCTCCCCGCCGTTGGATTTCCAGTGCGGGCTTGGGGACAATGGGCTATGGAATGCCGGCGGCTATGGGGGTCAAGGTGGCTCTGCCAGATCAACAGGTGATTTGCGTCAGTGGGGATGCCAGCTTCCAGATGAACCTACAGGAACTAGCCACCCTGGCCCAGTATGGAATTGCCGTTAAAACCGTGATCATTAATAACTTCTGGCAGGGGATGGTACGGCAGTGGCAGCAGGCCTTTTACCAGGAACGCTATTCCCACTCCAGTATGGCCCCAGGGATGCCGGATTTTGTCAAACTTGCCGAAGCCTTTGGGGTGAAGGGCATGATCCTGCGCGATCGCCATGATCTTAAAGAGGCCGTTGCGGAAATGCTCGCTTACGATGGCCCCGTCCTCATGGATGCCCACGTCATTCGCGATGAAAACTGCTATCCCATGGTGGCTCCAGGGAAGAGTAACGCCCAAATGATTGGCCTACCGGAGCGGCACACCCTCGAAAAAGCGGCCGAACTCATCTATTGCTCCCATTGTGGAGCCAAGACCGTTTCAACCCATCGGTTTTGCCCAGAGTGTGGCAGTAAACTTTAGTAAACGTTGGTAAATCTTAAGCGAGTACGCTGCTGTCCAAATTTTTGCTACTTTGAGAATAGTTCATCAAGGAAAGAACCTATGCCCATCGGTGTCCCTAAAGTTCCTTACCGTATGCCTGGGGAACCTTATACCCAGTGGATTGACATTTATAATCGACTCTACCGCGAACGGATTATTTTTCTAGGGCGGGAAGTGGATGATGAAATTGCCAATCAGATCGTTGCGGTGATGCTTTACCTCGACTCCGACGATCCCGGCAAGGATATTATGCTCTACATTAATTCCCCCGGTGGTTCAGTCACGGCGGGTATGGCCATTTATGACACGATGCAGCATATCAAATCGGATGTGGTCACGATCTGCGTGGGCTTGGCGGCCTCCATGGGATCATTTCTTT carries:
- a CDS encoding Spy/CpxP family protein refolding chaperone, with translation MIKQSLALVAILGTLAPTVMVATPSFAQSEGQPSRGRWGDRQPGEGLSNLNLTPEQTQQMQAVRQQYQGQMEQTHNQLQTARNQMKELMNSGASESQIQAKFREVQELQNRMANLRFESMMAVRSILTPEQRQQLTTQMQQRRQQRQNAPGASRQPRSN
- a CDS encoding sigma-70 family RNA polymerase sigma factor, encoding MGIEPNGGVARLKTQNVIGTIPFMGLSLPLTLMSPMAVPSNKTVANVKTVTDPDWPAIQQCLAGHPQGFRQLYQRHHQRVRSLLFQLCGAVALDDLVQDVFVRAWKGLPKLKHEAKFSTWLYRITWNVACDYRRQQASQRSRQEKMAYESETLAPGPDLKQLHYQDLVQRGLAELHLDHRSVLVMHDLQGLAQKDIAEILRIPVGTVKSRLFRARGYLRTFFEAAGVTL
- the ilvB gene encoding biosynthetic-type acetolactate synthase large subunit; the encoded protein is MRATGAYILINSLCRHGVKHIFGYPGGAILPIYDEVYRAEERGEIKHILVRHEQGASHAADGYARATGQVGVCFATSGPGATNLVTGIATAHMDSIPMVVITGQVGRAAIGTDAFQETDIFGITLPIVKHSYVVRQPEDMARIIAEAFFIASTGRPGPVLVDIPKDVGLQECTYEPVEPGSVKLPGYRPTVRGNSRQIAQALKLIQESERPLLYVGGGAITDAAHDEILALAETFQIPVTTTLMGKGAFPENHDLSLGMLGMHGTAYANFAVSECDLLIAVGARFDDRVTGKLDEFASRAKVIHIDIDPAEVGKNRTPEVPIVGSVKPTLQNLLTLIQRGPGVAITTQAWIHQISAWKQDYPLVVPQPEGQLSPQEVIYELGLQAPDAYFTTDVGQHQMWAAQFLRNAPRRWISSAGLGTMGYGMPAAMGVKVALPDQQVICVSGDASFQMNLQELATLAQYGIAVKTVIINNFWQGMVRQWQQAFYQERYSHSSMAPGMPDFVKLAEAFGVKGMILRDRHDLKEAVAEMLAYDGPVLMDAHVIRDENCYPMVAPGKSNAQMIGLPERHTLEKAAELIYCSHCGAKTVSTHRFCPECGSKL
- a CDS encoding ATP-dependent Clp protease proteolytic subunit — protein: MPIGVPKVPYRMPGEPYTQWIDIYNRLYRERIIFLGREVDDEIANQIVAVMLYLDSDDPGKDIMLYINSPGGSVTAGMAIYDTMQHIKSDVVTICVGLAASMGSFLLAAGTKGKRLSLPHSRIMIHQPSGGTRGQATDIQIEAKEIIRVRKQLNDLYVHHTGQPLAKIERDMDRDYFMSAQDAKDYGLIDRVIEGA